One genomic region from Bactrocera tryoni isolate S06 chromosome 3, CSIRO_BtryS06_freeze2, whole genome shotgun sequence encodes:
- the LOC120771109 gene encoding troponin C-like isoform X2: MDEDLTPEQIAVLQKAFNSFDHQKCGSISTEMVADILRLMGQPFDKKILEELIDEVDEDKSGRLEFEEFVQLAAKFIVEEDDEAMQKELREAFRLYDKQGNGYIPTSCLREILRELDDQLTNEELDIMIEEIDSDGSGTVDFDEFMEMMTGE, translated from the exons ATG GATGAGGATCTAACTCCCGAGCAAATCGCCGTGTTGCAGAAGGCCTTCAACAGTTTCGATCACCAAAAATGCGGCAGCATCTCAACTGAAATGGTCGCTGATATCCTGCGCCTTATGGGTCAGCCCTTCGACAAGAAGATCTTGGAGGAACTCATCGATGAAGTCGATGAAGACA AGTCCGGGCGCTTGGAATTCGAGGAATTCGTGCAACTTGCCGCCAAATTCATCGTTGAGGAGGATGATGAAGCCATGCAAAAGGAGTTGCGTGAAGCCTTCCGTCTGTACGACAAACAAGGCAATGGCTATATTCCCACCTCTTGCTTGCGCGAAATCTTGCGCGAATTGGACGATCAGCTGACTAATGAGGAGCTGGACATCATGATTGAGGAAATCGATTCTGATGGCTCCGGCACCGTCGATTTCGATG aATTCATGGAAATGATGACTGgcgaataa
- the LOC120771109 gene encoding troponin C-like isoform X1 gives MSDTFIDEDLTPEQIAVLQKAFNSFDHQKCGSISTEMVADILRLMGQPFDKKILEELIDEVDEDKSGRLEFEEFVQLAAKFIVEEDDEAMQKELREAFRLYDKQGNGYIPTSCLREILRELDDQLTNEELDIMIEEIDSDGSGTVDFDEFMEMMTGE, from the exons ATGAGTGATACATTTATT GATGAGGATCTAACTCCCGAGCAAATCGCCGTGTTGCAGAAGGCCTTCAACAGTTTCGATCACCAAAAATGCGGCAGCATCTCAACTGAAATGGTCGCTGATATCCTGCGCCTTATGGGTCAGCCCTTCGACAAGAAGATCTTGGAGGAACTCATCGATGAAGTCGATGAAGACA AGTCCGGGCGCTTGGAATTCGAGGAATTCGTGCAACTTGCCGCCAAATTCATCGTTGAGGAGGATGATGAAGCCATGCAAAAGGAGTTGCGTGAAGCCTTCCGTCTGTACGACAAACAAGGCAATGGCTATATTCCCACCTCTTGCTTGCGCGAAATCTTGCGCGAATTGGACGATCAGCTGACTAATGAGGAGCTGGACATCATGATTGAGGAAATCGATTCTGATGGCTCCGGCACCGTCGATTTCGATG aATTCATGGAAATGATGACTGgcgaataa